In Bradyrhizobium sp. 1(2017), one DNA window encodes the following:
- a CDS encoding branched-chain amino acid ABC transporter permease, translating to MTTLTDDTLPASPRAMRDEMTVFVVMALLLAAVPFTGVYPFFVMQALCFALLACAFNLLVGYGGLLSFGHAMFLGTAGYCSAHALKVWALPPELGILVGVVAAFALSIITGYISIRRQGIYFSMITLALSQLLYFIYLQAPFTHGEDGIQGIPQGRMFGVLDLSKPTVLYYVVLVGFLAGFLLIFRIINSPFGEVLKSIRENEQRAISLGYRTDQYKFLAFVLSGTLAGFAGSLKVFVAQNASLTDVHWTMSGEVVLMTLVGGLGTIFGPVVGAFVIIAMQQYLAGFGQWVTVIQGAIFVICVLTFRRGVIGEIAHYFRRSL from the coding sequence ATGACAACCCTGACGGACGACACGCTGCCGGCAAGCCCGCGTGCGATGCGCGACGAGATGACGGTGTTTGTGGTGATGGCGCTGCTGCTGGCAGCGGTGCCGTTCACGGGAGTCTATCCGTTCTTCGTGATGCAGGCGTTGTGCTTTGCGCTGCTTGCCTGCGCCTTCAATCTGCTGGTGGGTTACGGCGGCCTGCTGTCCTTCGGCCATGCGATGTTCCTGGGAACGGCCGGCTATTGCAGCGCGCATGCGCTCAAGGTGTGGGCCCTGCCGCCAGAGCTCGGCATCCTCGTCGGCGTGGTCGCGGCGTTCGCGCTCTCGATCATCACCGGCTACATCTCGATCCGCCGCCAGGGCATCTATTTCTCGATGATCACGCTGGCGCTGTCGCAGCTTCTGTACTTCATCTACCTCCAGGCGCCGTTCACCCATGGCGAGGACGGCATCCAGGGCATTCCGCAGGGACGCATGTTCGGAGTGCTCGATCTCTCCAAGCCGACGGTACTTTACTACGTCGTGCTGGTCGGGTTCCTCGCCGGCTTCCTCTTGATCTTCCGCATCATCAACTCGCCGTTCGGCGAGGTGCTGAAGTCGATCCGCGAGAACGAGCAGCGCGCGATCTCGCTGGGCTACCGGACCGACCAGTACAAGTTCCTGGCGTTCGTGCTGTCGGGGACGCTGGCAGGTTTCGCCGGGTCGCTGAAAGTGTTCGTGGCGCAGAATGCCTCGCTCACCGACGTGCACTGGACGATGTCGGGCGAGGTCGTGTTGATGACGCTGGTTGGCGGTCTCGGAACCATTTTTGGTCCCGTGGTCGGCGCCTTCGTCATCATCGCCATGCAGCAATATCTGGCGGGCTTCGGCCAATGGGTGACGGTGATCCAGGGCGCGATCTTCGTGATCTGCGTGCTCACCTTCCGCCGGGGTGTCATCGGGGAAATCGCGCATTACTTCCGGCGATCGCTCTAA
- a CDS encoding DUF47 domain-containing protein has protein sequence MMRWFRAFLPKEERFFDLFDRHAQTVIQGAIALQGMLNGGEETPVYCQRVNQFENDADNITREVLTAVRRTFITPFDRGDIKNLITSLDDAIDQMQQTAKAVMLFEVRAFEPPMREIGGLLIECANLVGRALPLMQSIGPNVAMLTAITEELGKLEGRVDDLHDIGLKELFLKHRDGNAMDFIVGVEIYDHLEKVADRFDDVANEINSIVIEQV, from the coding sequence ATGATGCGATGGTTTCGTGCTTTCCTGCCCAAGGAGGAACGCTTCTTCGACCTGTTCGACCGCCATGCGCAGACCGTGATCCAGGGCGCAATCGCGCTCCAGGGCATGCTGAACGGGGGCGAGGAGACGCCGGTCTATTGCCAGCGCGTCAACCAGTTCGAGAACGATGCCGACAACATCACCCGTGAGGTGCTGACGGCGGTGCGCCGCACCTTCATCACCCCGTTCGACCGCGGCGACATCAAGAACCTGATCACGTCGCTGGACGATGCCATCGACCAGATGCAGCAGACGGCGAAGGCGGTGATGCTGTTCGAGGTCCGCGCCTTCGAGCCGCCGATGCGCGAGATCGGCGGGCTCCTGATCGAATGCGCCAATCTGGTCGGACGCGCGCTGCCGCTGATGCAGTCGATCGGTCCGAACGTCGCCATGCTGACCGCGATCACCGAAGAGCTGGGCAAGCTGGAGGGGCGTGTCGACGATCTCCACGACATCGGGTTGAAGGAGCTGTTCCTCAAGCATCGCGACGGCAATGCGATGGATTTCATCGTCGGCGTCGAGATCTACGATCACCTCGAAAAGGTGGCCGACCGCTTCGACGACGTCGCCAACGAGATCAACAGCATCGTCATCGAGCAAGTGTAG
- a CDS encoding inorganic phosphate transporter, with the protein MDAALGLPILVGLIAVALLFDFLNGLHDAANSIATIVSTRVLRPQFAVFWAAFFNFIAFMVFGLHVAQTIGTGIIDPAVVDAQVIFAALVGAIVWNLVTWGLGIPSSSSHALIGGLVGGGMAKAGISAAVWSGLSKTVLAIVLSPLVGFLLAMMLVAIVSWASVRSTPFAVDRAFRILQFASASLYSLGHGGNDAQKTMGIIAVLLYSQGHLGSEFSVPFWVVLSCQAAMALGTLMGGWRIVRTMGLRITKLTPMQGFCAETGGAVTLFMATFLGVPVSTTHTITGAIVGVGAARRVSAVRWNVASSIVYAWVITIPASAIVAALTWWAVQIFVR; encoded by the coding sequence GTGGATGCAGCGCTGGGGCTTCCCATCCTGGTCGGACTGATCGCCGTCGCACTGCTGTTCGATTTCCTGAACGGCCTGCACGATGCCGCCAATTCGATCGCGACCATCGTCTCGACCCGTGTGCTGCGGCCGCAATTCGCGGTGTTCTGGGCCGCCTTCTTCAATTTCATCGCCTTCATGGTGTTCGGGCTGCACGTCGCCCAGACCATCGGGACCGGGATCATCGACCCCGCGGTGGTCGACGCCCAGGTGATCTTTGCGGCCCTGGTCGGCGCCATCGTCTGGAACCTCGTGACCTGGGGTCTCGGCATTCCATCGTCATCGTCGCATGCGCTGATCGGCGGCCTCGTCGGCGGCGGCATGGCCAAGGCGGGCATTTCGGCGGCCGTATGGAGCGGTCTGTCCAAGACGGTGCTGGCCATCGTGCTGTCGCCCCTCGTTGGCTTCCTGCTCGCGATGATGCTGGTGGCCATCGTGTCCTGGGCCTCGGTACGCTCGACGCCGTTCGCAGTCGATCGTGCGTTCCGCATCCTGCAATTTGCCTCCGCCTCGCTCTATTCGCTCGGTCACGGCGGCAACGACGCGCAGAAGACCATGGGCATCATCGCCGTGCTGCTCTATTCGCAGGGCCATCTCGGCAGCGAGTTCTCGGTGCCGTTCTGGGTGGTGCTGTCCTGCCAGGCCGCGATGGCGCTGGGCACGCTGATGGGTGGCTGGCGCATCGTCCGCACCATGGGCCTGCGCATCACCAAATTGACACCGATGCAGGGGTTCTGCGCCGAAACCGGCGGCGCGGTGACCCTTTTCATGGCGACTTTCCTCGGCGTTCCCGTCTCGACCACCCATACCATCACCGGCGCGATCGTCGGCGTCGGCGCCGCCCGCCGCGTCTCGGCGGTGCGCTGGAACGTCGCGAGCTCGATCGTCTATGCCTGGGTGATCACGATCCCGGCCTCCGCCATTGTCGCGGCGCTGACTTGGTGGGCGGTCCAGATCTTCGTCAGGTGA
- the sugE gene encoding quaternary ammonium compound efflux SMR transporter SugE, whose translation MAWSILFVAGLLEITWAIGLKYTEGFTRLVPSVVTLVAMAGSVILLGFALKSLPVGTAYAVWTGIGAVGTATLGIILFGEPATAFRLASIGLIVAGIAGLKFVT comes from the coding sequence ATGGCCTGGAGCATCCTGTTCGTCGCCGGTCTTCTCGAGATCACATGGGCGATTGGCCTGAAATACACCGAGGGTTTCACCAGGCTTGTTCCGTCCGTCGTCACGCTCGTCGCCATGGCCGGCAGCGTCATCCTGCTCGGATTCGCGCTCAAATCCCTCCCCGTCGGAACCGCCTACGCGGTCTGGACCGGGATCGGCGCGGTCGGCACCGCGACGCTTGGCATCATCCTCTTCGGCGAACCGGCGACCGCGTTCCGCCTCGCCAGCATCGGTCTGATCGTCGCCGGCATTGCGGGGCTGAAATTCGTCACCTGA
- a CDS encoding peptide chain release factor 3: protein MSDIATTAAESPARSPLAAEVARRRTFAIISHPDAGKTTLTEKLLLFGGAINLAGQVKAKGERRNTRSDWMKIERERGISVVTSVMTFEFEGLVFNLLDTPGHEDFSEDTYRTLTAVDSAVMVIDAAKGIEARTRKLFEVCRLRDIPIITFINKMDRESRDVFELLDEIEKTLALDTTPMTWPVGRGRDFLGTYDVVNGGVRLLEGGGAKTGAAQQIEIEELAKLSANLDVSAVKDELELVTEASKPFELEAFREGHLTPVYFGSALRNFGVGDLLEGLGKFAPEPRAQDSDQRKVEATDPRMSAFVFKIQANMDPNHRDRIAFARLCSGKLSRGMKAKLVRTGKSMPLSSPQFFFAQDRSVADEAFAGDVVGIPNHGTLRIGDTLTEGEDFNFVGVPSFAPEIVRRVRLTDAMKAKKLKEALQQMSEEGVVQVFRPRDGAPALVGVVGALQLDVLKARLEAEYSLPVEFEVSEFQLARWVSSEDRKKLDTFIAANTSSIADDVDGDPVYLARNEFYLGYTRERAEGIEFTNVKDVKKKG from the coding sequence ATGTCCGACATCGCCACCACCGCAGCCGAATCGCCGGCCCGTTCCCCGCTTGCCGCTGAAGTGGCGCGGCGGCGGACGTTTGCGATCATCTCTCACCCCGACGCCGGCAAGACCACGCTGACGGAGAAGCTGCTTCTGTTCGGCGGTGCCATCAACCTCGCCGGCCAGGTCAAGGCCAAGGGCGAGCGGCGCAACACGCGGTCGGACTGGATGAAGATCGAGCGCGAGCGCGGCATCTCGGTCGTGACCTCCGTGATGACCTTCGAGTTCGAGGGCCTCGTCTTCAACCTGCTGGACACGCCGGGCCACGAGGACTTTTCGGAAGACACCTACCGCACGCTCACCGCGGTCGATTCCGCTGTGATGGTGATCGACGCCGCCAAGGGCATCGAGGCGCGGACCCGGAAACTGTTCGAGGTGTGTCGTCTTCGGGATATCCCGATCATCACCTTCATCAACAAGATGGACCGCGAGAGCCGCGACGTCTTCGAGTTGCTCGACGAGATCGAGAAGACGCTGGCGCTCGACACCACGCCGATGACCTGGCCGGTCGGCCGCGGCCGCGACTTCCTCGGCACCTATGACGTCGTCAATGGCGGCGTGCGCCTGCTTGAAGGCGGCGGCGCCAAGACCGGCGCGGCCCAGCAGATCGAGATCGAGGAGCTCGCCAAGCTCAGCGCCAATCTCGATGTCTCCGCAGTGAAGGACGAGCTCGAGCTGGTCACCGAGGCGTCGAAGCCGTTCGAGCTGGAGGCGTTTCGCGAGGGCCATTTGACGCCGGTCTATTTCGGCAGCGCGCTGCGCAATTTCGGCGTCGGCGATCTGCTGGAAGGCCTCGGCAAGTTCGCGCCCGAGCCGCGCGCGCAGGACAGCGACCAGCGCAAGGTCGAGGCCACCGATCCGCGCATGAGCGCCTTCGTGTTCAAGATCCAGGCCAACATGGATCCGAACCACCGCGACCGCATCGCCTTTGCGCGGCTCTGTTCGGGCAAGCTCAGCCGCGGCATGAAGGCGAAGCTGGTGCGCACCGGCAAGAGCATGCCGCTGTCGAGCCCGCAATTCTTCTTCGCGCAGGATCGTTCGGTCGCCGACGAAGCCTTCGCCGGCGACGTCGTCGGCATCCCCAATCATGGCACGCTGCGCATCGGCGACACGCTGACCGAGGGCGAGGATTTCAACTTCGTCGGCGTGCCGAGCTTTGCGCCGGAAATCGTCCGCCGCGTCCGTCTCACCGACGCGATGAAGGCGAAGAAGCTGAAGGAGGCGCTTCAGCAGATGTCGGAAGAGGGCGTGGTGCAGGTGTTCCGTCCGCGCGACGGTGCGCCGGCGCTGGTCGGCGTCGTCGGCGCGCTGCAGCTCGACGTGCTCAAGGCGCGGCTGGAGGCGGAATATTCGCTGCCGGTCGAGTTCGAGGTCAGCGAGTTCCAGCTGGCGCGCTGGGTCTCCTCGGAGGACCGCAAGAAGCTCGACACGTTCATAGCGGCCAACACCTCGAGCATCGCCGACGATGTCGACGGCGATCCCGTGTATCTGGCGCGAAACGAGTTCTATCTCGGCTACACAAGGGAACGCGCCGAGGGCATCGAGTTCACCAACGTCAAGGACGTCAAGAAGAAGGGGTAG
- a CDS encoding NnrU family protein — MGLLVMILGLVLFFAAHVFTTKRKARAQAIAKLGEGTYKLLYSLISLAGLALIIWGYAHYRSSGWIDVWYPPKAMKHITLALMLPAVILVVASYLRGRIYATLKHPMLAGIKLWAAAHLLANGDLGSIILFGSFLGWAVYDRITLKRRSDGGGPPIPVGGVSNDLIAVAVGVVAYLALAFAFHPVVIGVPVIGV; from the coding sequence GTGGGTCTGCTGGTCATGATCCTGGGGCTGGTGCTGTTTTTCGCGGCCCATGTTTTCACGACGAAACGCAAGGCGCGCGCGCAGGCGATCGCGAAGCTGGGCGAGGGGACCTACAAGCTCCTCTATTCGCTGATCTCGCTGGCGGGGCTCGCGCTGATCATCTGGGGCTATGCCCATTACCGCAGCTCCGGCTGGATCGACGTCTGGTATCCGCCGAAGGCGATGAAGCACATCACGCTCGCCTTGATGCTGCCGGCCGTCATCCTGGTGGTGGCCTCCTACTTGCGCGGCCGCATCTATGCGACCTTGAAGCATCCGATGCTGGCCGGCATCAAGCTGTGGGCCGCCGCGCACCTGCTCGCCAATGGCGATCTCGGCTCCATCATCCTGTTCGGCTCGTTCCTGGGCTGGGCTGTGTATGATCGCATCACCCTCAAGCGTCGCAGCGATGGCGGCGGGCCGCCGATCCCGGTCGGCGGCGTCAGCAATGATCTGATCGCGGTCGCGGTCGGCGTCGTCGCTTATCTGGCGCTGGCCTTCGCGTTCCATCCGGTCGTGATCGGCGTTCCCGTGATCGGGGTCTAG
- a CDS encoding class I adenylate-forming enzyme family protein → MDWSQSQIPPMRLEARFGDRVVPAFADRPASLWAMITEAHGRNTDAEALICGNVRLSWRQAVEQAARIAAGFRKLGLERGDRVAILLGNRIEFPLLLFAAAHEGLVTVLLSTRQQKPEIAYVLGDCGAKILIHEASLGERLPDAQDAPDLVHRIAVDDDPARSRFSALADNAPATAPVEVSEEDTAMILYTSGTTGKPKGAMLAHCNIVHSSMVFVSCLQLTEADRSIAAVPLGHVTGVVANITTMIRCGGALIIMPEFKAADYLKLAARERVTYTVMVPAMYNLCLLQPDFDGYDLSSWRIGGFGGAPMPVATIEKLKAKIPGLKLMNCYGATETTSPSTIMPGELTERHIDSVGLPCPGARIVAMGADGRELPPDQIGELWIQSASVIKGYWNNPKATAESFTSGFWHSGDLGSVDADGFVRVFDRQKDMINRGGLKIYSAEVESVLAGHPAVVESAIIAKACPVLGERVHAVVVTRSPVAGEALRAWCAERLSDYKVPETLAITAEPLPRNANGKVLKRQLRELLGS, encoded by the coding sequence ATGGATTGGTCGCAATCTCAGATCCCGCCGATGCGCCTCGAGGCGCGCTTCGGCGATCGGGTGGTTCCGGCATTTGCGGATCGGCCTGCGAGCCTGTGGGCGATGATCACCGAGGCGCACGGCCGCAACACCGATGCCGAAGCGCTAATCTGCGGCAACGTCCGCCTGAGCTGGCGCCAGGCGGTGGAGCAGGCGGCGCGGATCGCGGCGGGCTTTCGCAAGCTCGGCCTCGAGCGCGGCGACCGCGTCGCCATCCTGCTCGGCAACCGCATCGAATTTCCGCTGCTGCTGTTCGCTGCAGCGCATGAGGGGCTGGTCACCGTGCTGCTCAGCACGCGCCAGCAGAAGCCGGAGATCGCCTATGTTCTGGGCGATTGCGGCGCCAAGATCCTGATCCACGAAGCCTCGCTCGGCGAGCGCCTGCCCGATGCGCAGGATGCGCCAGATCTGGTCCACCGCATCGCCGTGGACGATGATCCGGCCCGGTCTCGCTTCTCAGCGCTCGCCGACAACGCGCCGGCAACGGCACCGGTCGAGGTGAGCGAAGAGGACACCGCGATGATCCTCTACACCTCGGGCACCACGGGCAAGCCGAAGGGCGCGATGCTGGCCCATTGCAACATCGTCCACTCCTCGATGGTGTTCGTGTCCTGCCTGCAATTGACCGAAGCGGATCGCTCGATCGCGGCGGTGCCGCTCGGCCATGTCACCGGCGTCGTCGCCAACATCACGACCATGATCCGCTGCGGCGGCGCGCTGATCATCATGCCGGAATTCAAGGCCGCCGATTATCTCAAGCTCGCCGCGCGCGAGCGCGTCACCTACACCGTGATGGTGCCGGCGATGTACAATCTCTGCCTGCTGCAGCCCGATTTCGACGGCTACGATTTGTCGAGCTGGCGCATCGGCGGCTTCGGCGGCGCGCCGATGCCGGTCGCGACCATCGAGAAGCTCAAGGCGAAGATTCCCGGCCTGAAGCTGATGAACTGCTACGGCGCGACCGAGACGACATCGCCCTCGACGATCATGCCGGGCGAGCTGACGGAGAGGCATATCGACAGCGTCGGCCTGCCGTGCCCCGGCGCGCGCATCGTCGCGATGGGGGCCGACGGGCGCGAGCTGCCCCCTGACCAGATCGGCGAGCTCTGGATCCAGAGCGCCTCCGTCATCAAGGGCTATTGGAACAACCCGAAGGCCACGGCCGAAAGCTTCACCAGTGGGTTCTGGCATTCCGGTGATCTCGGCTCGGTCGATGCCGACGGCTTCGTCCGCGTGTTCGACCGGCAGAAGGACATGATCAATCGCGGCGGCCTGAAGATCTATTCGGCCGAGGTCGAATCCGTGCTGGCGGGCCATCCCGCGGTGGTCGAGAGCGCGATCATTGCCAAGGCCTGCCCGGTGCTGGGCGAGCGCGTCCATGCCGTGGTGGTGACGCGCAGCCCGGTTGCCGGCGAGGCCTTGCGGGCCTGGTGCGCCGAGCGGCTGTCCGATTACAAGGTTCCCGAGACCCTGGCGATCACGGCCGAGCCGCTGCCGCGCAACGCCAATGGCAAGGTTCTGAAGCGGCAGCTGCGGGAGCTGCTCGGAAGCTGA
- a CDS encoding tetratricopeptide repeat protein, with protein MSELFDEVNEEVRREQLKKLWDKYSIYFIALMVLVVAGVAGWRGYQYLETKKAAEAGAAFEKAVELSEQDKHADAEKAFTELAATAPSGYRILARLRAAAEAANRDPKAAAKMYDDIAADRSVGGEWQDLAKLRAAGLVLDGASYADMQQRLEASAAPKSTFRHSAREMLALSAWRNNDMTAARKWLDAISEDGETPPGLRSRAEALQALLPPVAKS; from the coding sequence GTGTCTGAATTATTTGACGAAGTCAACGAGGAAGTACGTCGCGAACAGCTCAAGAAGCTGTGGGACAAGTATTCGATCTACTTCATCGCCCTGATGGTGCTGGTCGTGGCTGGCGTCGCCGGCTGGCGCGGCTACCAATACCTTGAGACCAAGAAGGCCGCCGAGGCCGGCGCGGCCTTCGAGAAGGCCGTCGAGCTGTCCGAGCAGGACAAGCACGCCGACGCCGAGAAGGCCTTCACCGAGCTCGCCGCGACGGCTCCGTCCGGCTATCGCATCCTGGCCCGGCTGCGCGCTGCGGCCGAGGCCGCCAACCGCGATCCCAAGGCCGCCGCGAAGATGTATGACGACATTGCTGCCGACCGCAGCGTCGGCGGTGAGTGGCAGGATCTGGCCAAGCTCCGGGCCGCGGGCCTGGTGCTCGACGGTGCGAGCTACGCCGACATGCAGCAGCGGCTTGAGGCCTCCGCCGCGCCGAAATCGACTTTCCGCCACAGCGCCCGCGAGATGCTGGCGCTGTCGGCCTGGCGCAACAACGACATGACCGCCGCCCGCAAATGGCTCGATGCGATCTCCGAGGACGGCGAAACGCCGCCCGGCCTGCGGTCGCGCGCCGAGGCGCTCCAGGCTCTGCTGCCCCCCGTCGCCAAAAGCTGA
- the der gene encoding ribosome biogenesis GTPase Der: MSFTIAIIGRPNVGKSTLFNRLVGQKLALVDDLPGVTRDRREGEARLGDLDFTIIDTAGLDEGAKGSLTARMQEQTETAIAQADALFFVIDARIGLTPTDRAFADFARKANKPVLLVANKSEGKHGDAGAMESFALGLGDPIQISAEHGEGMGELYDALARLMPEPVEEDDDEDEAPISEEEAATRPIRVAIVGRPNAGKSTLINHLLGEERLLTSPEAGTTRDSIAVEINWKGRDFRVFDTAGLRRRSRIEEKLEKLSVADALRAVRFAEVVVLMMDTQNRFEEQDLRIADLIEREGRAVVLAVNKWDLMETKGGGAISGLRRDADHWLPQLKGVPVVAVSGLMGEGIDRLMQAIQDAYAIWNRRVPTAALNRWFEQAIQANPPPAVSGRRLKLNYITQTKARPPSFVLFCSRADAVPQSYLRYLTNSMRETFELPGTPVRITLREKANPFAHKRKRPS, from the coding sequence ATGTCCTTCACGATCGCCATCATCGGCCGGCCCAATGTCGGCAAATCGACGCTGTTCAACCGCCTGGTCGGACAGAAGCTCGCGCTCGTCGATGACCTGCCGGGCGTCACCCGCGACCGCCGCGAGGGTGAGGCCAGGCTCGGCGATCTCGACTTCACCATCATCGATACTGCCGGCCTCGACGAGGGTGCCAAGGGCTCGCTGACCGCGCGTATGCAGGAGCAAACCGAGACCGCGATCGCGCAGGCCGATGCGCTGTTCTTCGTCATCGACGCCCGCATCGGCCTCACGCCCACCGATCGCGCCTTCGCCGATTTCGCCCGCAAGGCGAACAAGCCGGTGCTGCTGGTCGCCAACAAGAGCGAAGGCAAGCACGGCGATGCCGGCGCGATGGAATCCTTTGCGCTCGGCCTCGGCGATCCCATCCAGATCTCGGCCGAGCATGGCGAGGGCATGGGCGAGCTCTACGACGCGCTTGCCAGGCTGATGCCGGAGCCCGTCGAGGAGGACGACGACGAGGACGAGGCGCCGATCTCGGAGGAAGAGGCGGCGACGCGCCCGATCCGGGTCGCGATCGTCGGTCGGCCCAATGCCGGCAAGTCGACGCTGATCAACCATCTGCTCGGCGAGGAGCGCCTGCTGACGAGCCCGGAGGCGGGCACCACGCGCGATTCCATCGCGGTCGAGATCAACTGGAAGGGCCGTGATTTTCGCGTGTTCGACACCGCGGGCCTGCGCCGGCGCTCGCGCATCGAGGAGAAGCTGGAGAAGCTCTCGGTCGCGGACGCGTTACGCGCGGTGCGCTTTGCCGAAGTCGTCGTGCTGATGATGGACACGCAGAACCGCTTCGAGGAGCAGGATCTGCGGATCGCCGATCTGATCGAGCGCGAGGGCCGGGCCGTGGTGCTTGCCGTCAACAAATGGGACCTGATGGAGACCAAGGGCGGCGGCGCGATCTCGGGCCTGCGCCGCGACGCCGACCATTGGCTGCCGCAGCTCAAGGGCGTGCCTGTCGTCGCCGTGTCCGGCTTGATGGGCGAAGGCATTGACCGCCTGATGCAGGCGATCCAGGACGCCTATGCGATCTGGAACAGGCGCGTGCCGACGGCAGCGCTCAATCGCTGGTTCGAGCAGGCGATCCAGGCCAATCCGCCGCCCGCGGTTTCCGGCCGCAGGCTGAAGCTGAACTACATCACACAGACGAAAGCGCGCCCGCCGAGCTTCGTGCTGTTCTGCTCGCGTGCCGACGCGGTGCCGCAATCCTATTTGCGCTATCTCACCAACTCGATGCGCGAGACCTTCGAACTGCCGGGCACGCCGGTGCGCATCACGTTGCGCGAGAAGGCCAATCCCTTCGCGCACAAGCGCAAGCGGCCGTCGTGA
- a CDS encoding TCR/Tet family MFS transporter, with translation MSDGSGEAKAQGAPPVRRGAVAFIFVTILLDMLALGVIMPILPKLIESFVDNDTAHAARIFGLFGTAWALMQFVFSPLLGALSDRFGRRPVVLLSNFGLAADYVLMALAPSLAWLFIGRVVSGITSASISTAFAYISDITPPERRAAVFGRIGAAFGAGFILGPALGGLLGDVDPRLPFWASAALSFANALYGLFVLPESLAPDKRAPFRWRSASPVGALHLLRSNAVLAALSVVNFIAQVAHVVLPSTFVLYATYRYGWDSKTVGLTLAMVGICAMVVQGLAIGPIVRALGERNALLVGLCCGALGFVVLGAAPTGPLSWLGIPILALWGISGAASQSLMTRLVAPDQQGQLQGATASVQSVSQLVGPFLFTLTFSYFIGASAPLHLPGAPFLLAAVLMVVCVAIAVRSLGGIKTVS, from the coding sequence GTGAGCGACGGCTCCGGCGAGGCGAAGGCGCAGGGCGCGCCGCCGGTCCGGCGCGGGGCGGTCGCCTTCATCTTCGTCACCATCCTGCTCGACATGCTCGCGCTCGGCGTGATCATGCCGATCCTGCCGAAGCTGATTGAAAGCTTCGTCGACAACGACACCGCGCATGCGGCGCGCATCTTCGGCCTGTTCGGCACCGCCTGGGCATTGATGCAGTTCGTGTTCTCGCCGCTGCTCGGTGCGCTGTCGGATCGCTTCGGGCGCCGGCCGGTGGTGCTGCTGTCGAATTTCGGGCTCGCGGCCGATTACGTGTTGATGGCGCTGGCGCCGTCGCTGGCCTGGCTGTTCATCGGCCGGGTGGTCTCCGGCATCACCTCGGCCAGCATCTCGACCGCCTTCGCCTACATCTCCGACATCACGCCGCCGGAGCGGCGTGCGGCGGTGTTCGGCAGGATAGGCGCGGCCTTCGGCGCCGGCTTCATCCTGGGGCCGGCGCTCGGCGGCCTGCTCGGCGACGTCGATCCGCGCCTGCCGTTCTGGGCCTCGGCAGCCCTCAGCTTCGCCAATGCGCTCTACGGGCTCTTCGTCCTGCCGGAATCGCTCGCGCCCGACAAGCGCGCGCCGTTCCGCTGGCGAAGTGCCAGTCCGGTCGGGGCGCTGCATCTGTTGCGATCCAACGCGGTGCTGGCCGCCTTGTCGGTCGTCAACTTCATCGCGCAGGTCGCGCACGTCGTGTTGCCCTCGACCTTCGTGCTCTATGCGACCTATCGCTACGGCTGGGATTCCAAGACGGTGGGACTGACGCTCGCCATGGTCGGCATCTGCGCCATGGTGGTGCAGGGGCTCGCCATCGGCCCGATCGTGCGCGCGCTCGGCGAGCGGAACGCGCTGTTGGTGGGTCTGTGCTGTGGCGCGCTCGGCTTCGTCGTGCTGGGGGCGGCGCCGACGGGACCGCTATCTTGGCTCGGCATTCCCATTCTGGCGCTGTGGGGCATCTCCGGCGCCGCCTCGCAATCGCTGATGACGCGGCTGGTCGCGCCTGATCAGCAGGGCCAGTTGCAGGGCGCGACCGCGAGCGTGCAGAGCGTGTCGCAGCTCGTCGGCCCGTTCCTGTTCACGCTGACATTTTCCTATTTCATCGGCGCCAGCGCGCCGCTGCACCTGCCCGGCGCGCCGTTCCTGCTGGCGGCGGTACTTATGGTGGTCTGCGTGGCGATCGCGGTGCGGTCGCTGGGTGGGATCAAGACGGTTTCGTAG